The nucleotide sequence ATGCTGGCCCAACAGCTAATTACCTCTGATCAGTTGAGCCCAAAAGATGCCATTCGTCTTGCTATTTTACAAGCTAAAGATTGGGCGGTAAAAAGCGTCAACCGAACCGTCTGGAAACGGTTGAAATCAGCCGATAAAGAAAACTTATGAGTAGTTCAGCCCAGGATTTTAAGGGACAGGTAGTTATCGTTACGGGTTCCTCGTCGGGAATTGGGCAAGCTTGTGCGGTACATTTTGGGAGTTTGGGAGCCCATGTGGTGGTTAACTACCATAGCAGCGAAGATGAAGCCAATGAAACGCTGCAGCAGATTATCGCCAAAGGAGGTGACGGAATTGTGGTGCAAGCGGATGTAAGCAAAGAGGAAGACGTCTTATTTCTCTTCGAGCAAACAATTTCCAAGTTTGGCCGGCTCGATGTACTGGTGAGTAATGCCGGTTTACAGGTAGACGCACCTTTTTTGGATATGTCGCTGAAACAATGGCAAAAAGTAATCGATGTGAATCTGACGGGACAGTTTATCTGCACCCGTGAAGCAGCCCGGCAATTTGTCAAACAGGCCCAATCGAATCCCAAAGAAACAGCTACTCAATCAATTGGCAAAATTGTCATGATGAGTTCAGTACATGATATTATTCCCTGGGCAGGACATGTCAACTATGCGTCATCCAAAGGTGGTATCATGATGCTAATGCGTTCGATTTCACAGGAACTGGCTCCCTATAAGATACGTATCAACTCCGTCAGTCCAGGAGCGATCCGCACTACGATCAATAAGGCAGTGTGGTCAGATGAAGCAAAAATGGAGGAACTGATGCATTTAATTCCCTATCGCCGCATAGGTACCCCCGAGGATGTAGCCAAGGCCGTGGCCTGGCTGGCCTCGGACGATTCAGACTATGTCAATGGTGAAACTCTCTATATTGACGGAGGAATGACGCTGTATCCCGAATTCGCAGATAATGGATGAAATTCAGATTTTGCATATACAATCACAAAAGACAAAGGGGCCATTTCTGGCCCCTTTGTCTTTTGTGATTGCTTTGGAAATAATATTCAGGTTTTTTGCTTCTCTACTTCTTTTTGCACATTCTTTTTCAATTTTTCGTTGGCAGTAATTACTACTTCCACCCGTCGATTGAGTTTCTGTCCACTGGCATCCGCATTACTTGCTACGGGTTGGCTCTCTCCATATCCTTTGGTAACTAATCGATTACGTTTGACATTATGCTGATGCAGATAATCTGCTACCGACTCAGCTCGATTGACCGATAGTTTCTGGTTATAGTCAGCTTCGCCTACATTATCGGTATGACCTTCAATCAAGATGTCGGTTTCATCATAATCTTTCATCACCTCAGCCATATTATCCAGATTTTTACGGGTAGCATCGGAAATTTGGTATGAATCGAATCCAAAAAGCAAGCCTGAATCAAAGGTGACTTTGATCCCTTCTCCAATGCGCTCAACTTTGGCATTTTCCACTTTTTGCTCCAACTCCCGGGCTTGTTTATCCATATATATTCCAATGAGCGTGCCTGCGGTACCCCCGACAGCAGCTCCGATGATGGTACCAACGGCCGTATTACCCGATTTCTTGCCAATTACGGCTCCAGCAGCGGCCCCGGTTCCAAACCCAATGATGGCACCCTTCTCCTGATTGGACAGTTTGCTATTCTTACATCCTTCTAATACTGGTGTGCACAACACCAAAGTAGCCAGGATGGCTGTTGATTTTTTCATAATGTTCGGTTTTACGTACAAACTTTTGGAAAACCCTATCAAAATATGGCAAATCCAATGGTGGCCTGGTATAAGCTACCTTTTCTTTTGAGTTGAGAATTGAAGTTGGAGTTGTTGGTATTTACATCAACAATATTAGTCACGTTGCCTTCATAACGGAGATCCAGGCTCAGATTCCCAATATCGAAACCCACGCCGGCCTGATATCCCAAAGCAGCCTGATTGAAATTATCTTTCACACTTGTAGCCCCCACATCGTTCAAAGCATCACGTAATCCTCCGTTTTCGGATAAACGCAACGAAGCAATGGGGCCGGCATTAATACGCAACACATCGCCGATTCGTATACCCAGCATAAACGGCACATCCAGATTGGTAAATCGGACATTGACCGTATTCTGCTCATTTCCTACCCCGCTACGAAAAACATTGAACGCTCCTCCTTTTTGCGATAGGAGAAGTTCAGGTTGAATGAAAATGCTGCTTCCAAACCGGACAAATACCCCACCTACAAAGCCCGTCAGGCGAGCATCGGCATTCCCGATACGAATTGAGGGATCGTTAGTCGCGACCACATCGTCGCCTCGTAAATTTGATAAATTAGCCCCACCTTTTACCCCGAATTTAAAGTTACGACTTTGCCCAAAG is from Salmonirosea aquatica and encodes:
- a CDS encoding porin family protein, encoding MKTRKIILAAFAVLMTFSLSFGQSRNFKFGVKGGANLSNLRGDDVVATNDPSIRIGNADARLTGFVGGVFVRFGSSIFIQPELLLSQKGGAFNVFRSGVGNEQNTVNVRFTNLDVPFMLGIRIGDVLRINAGPIASLRLSENGGLRDALNDVGATSVKDNFNQAALGYQAGVGFDIGNLSLDLRYEGNVTNIVDVNTNNSNFNSQLKRKGSLYQATIGFAIF
- a CDS encoding OmpA family protein — translated: MKKSTAILATLVLCTPVLEGCKNSKLSNQEKGAIIGFGTGAAAGAVIGKKSGNTAVGTIIGAAVGGTAGTLIGIYMDKQARELEQKVENAKVERIGEGIKVTFDSGLLFGFDSYQISDATRKNLDNMAEVMKDYDETDILIEGHTDNVGEADYNQKLSVNRAESVADYLHQHNVKRNRLVTKGYGESQPVASNADASGQKLNRRVEVVITANEKLKKNVQKEVEKQKT
- a CDS encoding SDR family oxidoreductase, which codes for MSSSAQDFKGQVVIVTGSSSGIGQACAVHFGSLGAHVVVNYHSSEDEANETLQQIIAKGGDGIVVQADVSKEEDVLFLFEQTISKFGRLDVLVSNAGLQVDAPFLDMSLKQWQKVIDVNLTGQFICTREAARQFVKQAQSNPKETATQSIGKIVMMSSVHDIIPWAGHVNYASSKGGIMMLMRSISQELAPYKIRINSVSPGAIRTTINKAVWSDEAKMEELMHLIPYRRIGTPEDVAKAVAWLASDDSDYVNGETLYIDGGMTLYPEFADNG